The genomic segment TGGCGAGGAGTAGTTCCGTTACGGAGGCACCGATCCGAACCATCGGTTGCATATACTTTCAGAAAGGAGGGACGGCTACGATGAAACAACTCGGTTTGCTGTTGGTGTTGCTGAGCGGCATTGCCCTGCCGGTGTTCGCCCAGAACCTCGTGGTGAACGGCGACTTTGAGGGCGGTTTTACCAACATTGGTGGTGAAACCATCGCCAACGGATGGTCTGTCTGGGACGCAGGGAACATCAATCCGGTCTTTCCAGGCAGCACCCACTTCTGGCAGGTCGGGGGCGTGCCCGGCAGCGCACAGCGAATCATCGGCGGTCAGATTGCCGGACAGGCATTCCGGGGAGGGATTTACCAGGTAGTCAACGGCGCGATACCCGGTCTGCCGCACATCTTCTCCTTCGACTATCTGGTCGCCGGAACCACCGACCCCGGTGCAGGGCAAGAGCGGCGCATCGGCTACGACCTGACCGGCGGTACTGACCCCGACAGTGCAAGCATCGTGTGGGTGGTTATGGAGGATGCCACTGGTGACAAGCCCTGGCAGCACTTCGAGACCACCATTGTGCCCACCGGTTCCAGCGTGACCATCTGGACACGTGTGGGTATCTTCTGGCCCGTTGCCACGACCTTTATGGACATTGACAATGTGAGCCTCACTCCGGTACCGGAGCCTTCTGGCTTGGCGGTGCTGGGCGTTGGGATAGCGTGGCTGTGGCGACGGCGTACAAGCTAGGTGACAACCGGCGGGGGCGTGGCTCACCTGCGCCCCCGTCTCGTTTCAGGAGGCGAGCAAGGATGAAACATCACTATGCTTTTACGCTCATCGAACTGCTCGTGGTGATAGCCATTATCGCCATTCTGGCGGCGATACTTTTCCCTGTGTTTGCGCGTGCTCGCGAAAACGTACGCATGGCGCTTTGTCTCACGCATGTGCGCGAACTGGGCACGGCATTGCGCATGTACACGCAGGACTATGATGAAACCTTTCCAAAGGCGGGTTCCTGGATCGCTGCCATCACCGACCCTCCCGTCTGCGAACGAGATTATGACCCCGTCAGCCGGCGCATCACTTGCCGTCAGCGCATGGTGGACGCGCTGGAGCCCTACGTCAAAAACATCCAGATACACCGTTGCCCCAGTGATACCGGGTTGTCGTACGGGGGCTTCTGGTTGTTCGTTCCACCGTGGACGGAGCGTCCGCTTTGGGACCCGGAGGTGCTGGGACCACGGGGAGGTCCGCTGAGCAGCTACCAGTATAACGCCTGGTCTCTCACTTGCTCGCTCGGTGCGCTGGCTACACCAGAACGACCAGAGCGGGGCTACTTTGGTCCCTACACCGGGCTGACTGACGCGAAGGTCGCGGTGCCTTCCCAGTGGCTGGCTATCGGCGAGATATGGTTCTGGCACCAGAAAGACCCCAGCACGGGCATTGCCCGCAAAAACTATGCCTTTGCCGACGGACACGCCAAACGATTGAATCAGGACACGCTGGCTGACCTGGAAAACAAACTGGTTTCGGAAGGGTACGTGCGGCTGGTGAACTCGCAGTGGGGTGCTTTCCAACCCTGCCAGTGAGTGCTCAAACGGCGCCGCTATATCCGTGAAAACGGCATGGTGTTTCGCTCATCGTTGCGGTGTCGCGGGTCGACTGTCTTCAGGAGGACGAGCAAGATGGTGCACTACACTACCTGGTTTGTTTCTTTGTTCTTGCTGCTCATTCATACCTCTGTGTTCGCAGACGGCTGGATAAGCGGAAAGGTATCGGATATGCTGGGGCGAGGGGTATATGAGATCGCCGTGTGGGCGAGCTCCAGCGAGACCGGCTACACCTATTCCGCGAGCACCGCGACCGACGGCACGTACACGATAACCTTACCGGCAGGCACGTACACAGTCGGTTTGCGTGACCCGTTTCACTTTCGCGTACAGATGCGCCACGGCGTGGTGGTTCGCGATAACAGGACGACGCCACTGAACTTCACTTTATACAACACCGTGTGGACGGACGACCCTACCTGGTTTGTAGACTGGCATCGGGTATACGCCCAGAGTTTCATTGCCGACGGCACGTCGGTGGTGAAAGTAACAGCGCGCGTGGCATCGGAGGCGACTACCATTAACGTTTCCGTGCACGAGGGCGGTCAGGACGGACCTCAGGTGGGACCCGCACGCACTCTGTATGCTGGACAAAGCGGCAGGGGCACTGCCGCCTGGCACGCCGGGGAAGTGCCGGTAGTTCCTGGCAGGCGATACACGGTGGTATTGCGCCGACCGGACAACGCCCTGTGGTCTACCTATATGAGCCGTCCGCTCTATTTCGGCGCAGATGCTTACCCGGATGGTTGCGCTGTCGTGGACGGTACATCGATACCAGACATAGACCTCGGCATCACCATCTGCTGCGATAACGACGGACATGCTACCTTTTACCATGTTCGCCACAATAACGGCGGGCAATGGGTGAACGAGGCGGTGCAGAGCTTCGTGGCGAGAGGGAGCAGCCTGACCTCCGTCAGCTTCATCACAGGCGGCGTGAGCAACGTCTGGTTCACGGTAAGTGTGCATACCGCTCCATCTGGCGGACAAATGGTCGGCGCTGTGCGCTACGTGCGTGGATGGGCGGATAGCCCCATGATGGTCTGCTGGTCGCCCGGCGAGGTACCCTTGACACCCGGACAGACTTACTACCTGCGCATCCGCCGTACCACCGGCGAGGGATTCTACATCTATCTTGCCAACAACGCCTATCCGGGCGGTATGGTATATTTGAACGGAGTTGCCCAGCCCGGGCTCGATCTCGGAAGCTGTGTCATGACAGTGGAAGAATACCCGGGTGCGGTCAAACCCAGACTGCAGATGCATAGCCTGTTGACCACCAGCGTCGCCTCGCGCAGCGCATCGCTGTACTGGCGTACCAGCGCGCCCGCCGATTCGATGGTCGAATACGGTACCGATACGCCATACGCTCAAACCGTGGGCAATCCGTCCCTGACCAACATCCATGAGGTTAGCCTGAGCGGATTAGAGCCGCATACTCTGTACCACTTTCGGGTGCGCTCGCGGGCGGATGGCTACATCGACGGTGTCAGTGGAGACAACACCCTTCTTACGCTGCCGGAGACGCCCAACCTGCTGGTGAACGGTGGCTTTGAAACGGGCGCGCCCGCGGGGTGGACCTATTTCGGTGCGTCGGATGGGGTGTACGAGGGTCCCTGGTTCAAAGACCTGCGAGCAGTGGAGGGGCGGTACTTCATCGGCTGGGCGACCAACGGCGGCACGCGCAACGGTGGGGTGTGGCAGCGTGTTCCGGCAAAGCCAGATAGAGAGTACTGCTTCAGTGCATGGGCATGGACGTGGTGCTTGAATATTCCGGAATGCAACGTGGCGGTGCGTATCGGCATAGACCCCTTCGGCAGAACGAATCCTGATGCATCCGGCGTGGTGTGGACGCCATGGAGCGTGAACTTTGACCGCTGGCATCCGCTGTGGGTACGGGCGACAGCGCAATCCGGTTACATCACGGTCTTCCTGCAAGGGCACGCCAGTTCGCCCGCCGAGTGGAACATCTATGCTTTCGATAACGCCGTACTCACCGAGCGGGTGCAGAGGTTCCGTGTGAGCGGCAGGGTAACGCCTGGTGATTTTGTCGCCTCACCGGAGGGCGTTCCTGTGGAGGTACAGCTCCGCCCTTCGGTCAGTACTCAGCCACTGCGAACGGAGGTGGTGTTGCTGGATGAGATGGGCAGTTACACCCTGAG from the Bacillota bacterium genome contains:
- a CDS encoding prepilin-type N-terminal cleavage/methylation domain-containing protein, which produces MKHHYAFTLIELLVVIAIIAILAAILFPVFARARENVRMALCLTHVRELGTALRMYTQDYDETFPKAGSWIAAITDPPVCERDYDPVSRRITCRQRMVDALEPYVKNIQIHRCPSDTGLSYGGFWLFVPPWTERPLWDPEVLGPRGGPLSSYQYNAWSLTCSLGALATPERPERGYFGPYTGLTDAKVAVPSQWLAIGEIWFWHQKDPSTGIARKNYAFADGHAKRLNQDTLADLENKLVSEGYVRLVNSQWGAFQPCQ
- a CDS encoding carboxypeptidase regulatory-like domain-containing protein, which codes for MVHYTTWFVSLFLLLIHTSVFADGWISGKVSDMLGRGVYEIAVWASSSETGYTYSASTATDGTYTITLPAGTYTVGLRDPFHFRVQMRHGVVVRDNRTTPLNFTLYNTVWTDDPTWFVDWHRVYAQSFIADGTSVVKVTARVASEATTINVSVHEGGQDGPQVGPARTLYAGQSGRGTAAWHAGEVPVVPGRRYTVVLRRPDNALWSTYMSRPLYFGADAYPDGCAVVDGTSIPDIDLGITICCDNDGHATFYHVRHNNGGQWVNEAVQSFVARGSSLTSVSFITGGVSNVWFTVSVHTAPSGGQMVGAVRYVRGWADSPMMVCWSPGEVPLTPGQTYYLRIRRTTGEGFYIYLANNAYPGGMVYLNGVAQPGLDLGSCVMTVEEYPGAVKPRLQMHSLLTTSVASRSASLYWRTSAPADSMVEYGTDTPYAQTVGNPSLTNIHEVSLSGLEPHTLYHFRVRSRADGYIDGVSGDNTLLTLPETPNLLVNGGFETGAPAGWTYFGASDGVYEGPWFKDLRAVEGRYFIGWATNGGTRNGGVWQRVPAKPDREYCFSAWAWTWCLNIPECNVAVRIGIDPFGRTNPDASGVVWTPWSVNFDRWHPLWVRATAQSGYITVFLQGHASSPAEWNIYAFDNAVLTERVQRFRVSGRVTPGDFVASPEGVPVEVQLRPSVSTQPLRTEVVLLDEMGSYTLSEVESGEYDIAFKASHWLRVVVRGIQVVNADVEGVDVILPNGDVDGD
- a CDS encoding PEP-CTERM sorting domain-containing protein yields the protein MKQLGLLLVLLSGIALPVFAQNLVVNGDFEGGFTNIGGETIANGWSVWDAGNINPVFPGSTHFWQVGGVPGSAQRIIGGQIAGQAFRGGIYQVVNGAIPGLPHIFSFDYLVAGTTDPGAGQERRIGYDLTGGTDPDSASIVWVVMEDATGDKPWQHFETTIVPTGSSVTIWTRVGIFWPVATTFMDIDNVSLTPVPEPSGLAVLGVGIAWLWRRRTS